Proteins encoded by one window of Scatophagus argus isolate fScaArg1 chromosome 4, fScaArg1.pri, whole genome shotgun sequence:
- the LOC124057306 gene encoding calphotin-like — protein sequence MPSKRKKNKRRMRRVQAQRRALEEQHAANPPVKASPGIAVSAPPAASPKKAAKTPAPAREKIPEAIPVAVPIVETPEVELKPPVKEPVAEPVPVEVEAPEPEAVVLEQTPPEVEVEVPALVSEEVSVIETPLAEPTVVEAEIAQEAEPIIPETEPETEVIPPAEAPVAAPAENEIHTEATTVITTETEQTDNVCGPETEEEAEDLANKDSAIDTEEEVAVAEATEEAVAETQTSDQVSAEAEPTAEEVVTDTVVESVEDEAVTALPEPEQATEAVVSPAAPEEDASEAEVLAEEEAPEMPAEPVTMIEDAPVQSVETPAVPATVPEAPTEEAEVTVTEVSELAATEDVAESLVDDFVVTESASALEVAISESAAVQAENVEMSDTLSNQSESRDVMPTEPEPAAAEETVIDAAAEQTCVDVLSEGPKSEICDMPCQMQLAVESVEMSVEASLNGHIVPEVSIEG from the exons ATGCCcagcaagaggaagaagaacaagCGTCGCATGAGGAGGGTG CAGGCCCAGAGGAGAGCCCTTGAAGAGCAGCATGCAGCCAACCCACCAGTCAAAGCAAGCCCAGGGATCGCAGTGAGTGCCCCACCTGCAGCATCCCCGAAGAAAGCAGCTAAAACTCCAGCACCAGCCCGAGAAAAGATCCCAGAGGCCATTCCCGTTGCTGTCCCCATTGTGGAGACCCCCGAGGTAGAACTAAAACCACCTGTGAAAGAACCTGTCGCAGAGCCCGTCCCAGTTGAGGTAGAAGCACCAGAGCCTGAGGCTGTGGTGTTGGAACAAACTCCACCTGAAGTCGAGGTTGAGGTCCCAGCCCTGGTGAGTGAAGAAGTATCAGTCATCGAGACTCCACTGGCAGAACCCACGGTAGTTGAAGCTGAG ATCGCACAGGAAGCTGAACCTATCATTCCTGAAACAGAACCAGAAACGGAG GTCATACCCCCAGCTGAGGCTCCGGTGGCAGCTCCTGCTGAGAACGAA ATTCACACAGAGGCGACTACAGTCATAACCACAGAGACTGAACAG ACGGATAATGTCTGCGGGCCAGAGACtgaagaggaggctgaggacTTGGCGAACAAGGACTCAGCCATCGACACTGAGGAGGAAGTGGCCGTCGCAGAAGCCACCGAAGAAGCAGTTGCAGAGACACAGACGAGCGACCAAGTTTCTGCTGAAGCAGAACCCACTGCAGAAGAGGTGGTCACAGACACAGTGGTGGAATCAGTGGAGGACGAGGCTGTCACAGCGCTACCTGAGCCAGAACAGGCGACTGAAGCCGTCGTCAGTCCGGCAGCCCCAGAAGAGGATGCCTCTGAGGCAGAAGTGCTGGCTGAAGAAGAGGCACCTGAAATGCCTGCTGAGCCTGTCACAATGATAGAG GATGCCCCTGTCCAATCTGTGGAAACCCCAGCG GTTCCAGCCACTGTTCCCGAGGCTCCGACAGAAGAGGCTGAAGTCACTGTGACTGAAGTCAGTGAG CTTGCTGCCACTGAGGACGTGGCTGAGAGCCTGGTCGATGACTTTGTCGTCACAGAATCTGCCTCAGCACTTGAGGTCGCCATTTCTGAGTCTGCTGCTGTGCAGGCG gaaaatgtggaaatgagTGACACTCTCAGCAACCAATCAGAATCCAGGGATGTGATGCCCACTGAGCCTGAACCTGCCGCTGCAGAGGAGACAGTCATT gatgctgctgctgagcagaCGTGTGTGGATGTGCTGTCAGAAGGGCCTAAATCAGAAATCTGTGACATGCCGTGTCAGATGCAGCTCGCAGTGGAGTCTGTGGAGATGTCAGTGGAGGCATCGCTGAACGGGCATATTGTTCCAGAGGTCTCCATCGAGGGCTag
- the gak gene encoding cyclin-G-associated kinase isoform X2: protein MSLFQSALDFLAGPGSSGAASRDQNDFVGQVVELGDMKLRIKRVIAEGGFAFVYEAQDMSGGKDYALKRLLSNEEEKNKEIIQEVCFMKKLSGHPNMVQFCSAASISKEESDTGQAEFLILTELCKGQLVDFIKRVEQRAPLSCDTVLKILYQTCRAVQHMHKQKPPIIHRDLKIENLLISNQGTIKLCDFGSATTVSHYPDYSWSAQKRSMVEDEITRNTTPAYRTPEMIDLYSNFPINEKQDIWALGCILYLLCFKQHPFEEGAKLQIVNGKYSIPQNDVKYTVYHDLIRSMLKVNPEERLSITELVNQLQEIAAARNVNPKSPITELLEQNGGFGNNIAQPPMQIHNVHNNAGMYDPDQSGSGLLDILRGGTERFLTNIKDTSSKVIQSVASYAKGDLDISYITSRIAVMSFPAEGVESAIKNNIEDVRLFLDSRHAGHYAVYNLSKRSYRPSRFHNRVSECNWQVRRAPNLRSLYNVCKNMHLWLKQDQRNICIVHCLDGRAMSAVAVCSFLCFCRLFTTAEAAVYMFSMKRCPPGIAPSHKRYIEYMCDMMAEEPIIPHSKPIVIRSISMTPVPLFNKQRNGCRPFCEVYVGDERVLTTSQEYDKMKDFKMEDGRAEIPLNVTVQGDVLVVIYHARSTLGGRLQAKMASMKMFQIQFHTGFVPRNATTVKFAKYDLDACDIQEKYPDLFQVNLDIEVEPRDRPSTKTPPWEGFQTKGLNPKILFSSRDEQQEILSKFGKPELPRQPGSSAFYDSESPQPAQTPEGSSATEPESPVSTDNNANNFFQTLDWEDVHGSQDASDSQGGGSINDHEDLSDQSEGESYSYSAPSGEPLSRDPSEPLFDADFQSPEPAAQESPVDDTADLLGLNTAPEPPSMSSTSSSAPHQGVHGGMKAASSNSDLLNDLFAPPADQTGAVQEDLFFSGPTSGAMPDSKSMGDLFDPFGMGSGSGVGSSMGSSQQDSGADLFGDLLGSETSNPTPASNASLFNLNKLVNETPKMTSSASQPDLLGGWDSWAAGSTAGMSATTSKPNYTNTASGVSSMSKAKSQSFDPFADLGNLGSKLPGSSGPSFTTKTPSSSAKPQAQSWQSGRPTSAQNKPWMPGSGSGSAPKAPPASQPASTQPTKPNYNLNYSSVIGGRAERGVRGPGFGPKPKVKEDDFEDLLSTQGFASRPDKKGPKTIAEMRREDITKDIDPLKLQILDWIEGKERNIRALLSTLNTVLWEGETRWKAVSMADLVTPEQVKKYYRKAALIVHPDKAAGQPYEQYAKMIFMELNDAWSEFENQGSKALF, encoded by the exons ATGTCTCTGTTCCAGTCGGCACTGGATTTCCTTGCCGGGCCCGGTTCGTCCGGTGCGGCCAGCCGGGACCAGAATGATTTCGTCGGACAGGTCGTTGAGCTCGGTGACATGAAACTCAGAATTAAGAGGGTGATCGCTGAAG gTGGATTTGCCTTTGTGTATGAAGCCCAGGACATGAGCGGTGGTAAAGACTATGCCCTCAAG agactGCTGTCCaatgaagaagagaagaacaagGAAATCATACAGGAAGTCTGCTTCATG AAAAAGCTGTCGGGCCATCCCAACATGGTTCagttctgctctgctgcttccaTCAGTAAGGAGGAGTCAGACACCGGACAGGCTGAGTTCCTGATCCTCACCGAGTTGTGTAAAG GTCAGCTGGTGGACTTCATAAAGCGGGTAGAGCAGAGAGCTCCCCTGTCATGTGACACTGTGCTGAAGATCCTGTACCAGACGTGTCGTGCCGTgcagcacatgcacaaacagaagCCTCCAATCATACACAGAGACCTCAAG ATCGAGAACCTCCTGATTAGTAACCAGGGCACCATCAAGCTGTGCGACTTTGGCAGCGCCACCACAGTGTCACATTACCCCGACTACAGCTGGTCGGCACAGAAGCGGTCCATGGTGGAGGATGAg ATCACAAGGAACACCACTCCAGCATACCGAACACCGGAGATGATCGATCTCTACTCCAACTTCCCCATCAATGAGAAACAGGACATCTGG GCCCTAGGATGCATCCTCTACCTGTTGTGCTTTAAACAACATCCATTCGAGGAAGGGGCCAAACTACAGATTGTCAACGGAAAATATTCCATCCCTCAGAACGATGTCAAGTACACTGTGTATCACGACCTCATAC GTTCCATGTTGAAGGTGAACCCAGAGGAACGTCTGTCCATTACAGAGTTGGTCAACCAGCTGCAGGAGATAGCAGCAGCACGCAATGTCAACCCCAAGTCTCCCATTACAGAG ctgctggagcaAAACGGAGGTTTTGGCAACAACATCGCCCAGCCGCCAATGCAGATCCACAATGTCCACAACAATGCAG GCATGTACGATCCTGATCAGTCAGGCAGTGGCCTCTTGGATATCTTAAGGGGAGGGACGGAACGCTTCCTGACTAACATAAAGGACACGTCCTCGAAGGTCATTCAGTCGGTAGCCAG TTATGCCAAAGGGGACCTGGATATTTCATACATCACCTCCAGAATAGCAG TCATGTCCTTCCCAGCAGAGGGGGTGGAGTCTGCGATCAAGAACAACATTGAAGATGTACGTTTGTTCCTGGATTCCCGTCATGCTGGCCACTACGCTGTCTACAACCTCTCCAAACGATCGTACAGGCCTTCTCGATTCCACAACAGG gtttcAGAGTGTAACTGGCAGGTGCGTCGTGCCCCTAACCTCCGCAGTCTCTACAATGTGTGTAAGAACATGCATCTTTGGCTCAAACAAGACCAGAGGAACATCTGTATAGTGCACTGTCTG GATGGCAGAGCAATGTCAGCGGTGGCAGTTTGCTCCTTCTTGTGTTTCTGTCGACTTTTCACCACGGCTGAGGCTGCTGTCTACATGTTCTCAATGAAACGCTGCCCACCTGGCATAGCACCCTCACACAAGAG GTATATAGAGTATATGTGTGACATGATGGCAGAGGAGCCCATCATCCCCCACAGTAAACCCATAGTAATTCGCTCCATCTCCATGACACCTGTGCCGCTGTTCAACAAGCAACGTAATGGGTGCAGGCCGTTCTGCGAAGTTTACGTCGGAGATGAGAGGGTGCTCACTACATCACAGGAGTATGACAAGATGAA GGATTTTAAGATGGAGGATGGAAGAGCGGAGATTCCCCTCAATGTCACAGTACAAGGAGATGTACTGGTGGTGATCTATCATGCAAGATCTACACTGGGAGGACGTCTGCAAGCCAAg ATGGCATCCATGAAGATGTTTCAGATCCAGTTCCATACAGGCTTTGTACCCAGGAATGCAACTACTGTCAAGTTTGCAAA GTATGATTTGGATGCCTGTGACATCCAGGAGAAATACCCAGACTTGTTCCAGGTCAACTTGGACATTGAGGTGGAGCCCAGGGACAGGCCCAGCACCAAAACCCCTCCTTGGGAGGGTTTCCAAACCAAGGGCCTCAATCCCAAAATCCTTTTCTCATCTCGTGATGAACAGCAGGAGATCCTCAGCAAATTTG GCAAACCCGAGCTGCCTCGTCAACCAGGTTCCTCAGCATTTTATGACTCAGAGTCGCCCCAACCGGCTCAGACCCCCGAAGGCTCCAGTGCAACAGAACCGGAATCTCCTGTGAGCACAGACAACAACGCCAACAATTTCTTCCAGACACTGGATTGGGAAG ATGTGCATGGCTCTCAGGATGCCTCAGACAGTCAAGGAGGTGGATCCATAAATGATCATGAGGATCTGAGTGATCAATCAGAAGGAGAGTCCTATTCTTATTCTGCCCCCAGTGGGGAGCCACTTTCACGTGACCCCAGTGAACCACTGTTTGATGCTGACTTTCAG AGCCCAGAGCCGGCAGCCCAGGAATCTCCGGTGGATGACACAGCTGACCTCTTGGGGTTGAACACTGCCCCCGAGCCACCTTCCATGTCCTCaacctcttcctctgctcctcatcAAGGGGTCCATGGGGGAATGAAAGCTGCATCCAGCAACAGTGATCTCCTCAATGACCTGTTTGCACCCCCTGCTGATCAGACAGGAGCAGTGCAGGAAGACTTGTTCTTCAGTGGGCCAACCAGTGGGGCAATGCCAGACTCAAAAT CCATGGGTGACCTGTTTGATCCGTTTGGGATGGGGTCTGGCTCTGGTGTTGGTTCGAGTATGGGTTCGTCTCAGCAGGACTCTGGAGCAGACTTGTTTGGAGACTTGTTGGGTTCAGAAACGAGTAACCCGACTCCTGCTTCTAACGCAAGCCTCTTCAACCTCA ATAAGCTAGTGAATGAAACCCCTAAGATGACATCGTCAGCCAGCCAACCAGACCTGCTGGGTGGGTGGGACAGCTGGGCAGCCGGGAGCACTGCTGGCATGAGTGCCACCACCAGCAAACCCAACTATACCAACACAG CTTCTGGCGTGTCATCTATGTCAAAAGCCAAGTCTCAGAGCTTTGATCCTTTTGCTGACCTTGGAAACCTGGGATCCAAATTACCAG GTTCCTCTGGGCCTTCTTTTACCACAAAgactccttcctcctctgctaaGCCTCAAGCCCAGTCTTGGCAGTCTGGAAGACCCACATCAGCCCAGAACAAGCCTTGGATGCCCGGATCAGGATCTGGGTCTGCGCCCAAAGCACCCCCAGCATCTCAGCCTGCAAGCACGCAGCCCACCAAACCCAACTACAACCTCAACTACTCCAGTGTCATCGGTGGGAGAGCGGAGAGAGGAGTTCGTGGACCTGGATTTG GCCCCAAGCCAAAGGTAAAAGAGGATGATTTTGAGGACCTGCTGTCGACTCAGGGTTTTGCCTCCAGGCCTGATAAAAAGGGACCAAAGACCATTGCTGAGATGAGAAGAGAGGATATTACAAAAGACATTGATCCACTGAAATTACAG ATCTTGGATTGGATTGAGGGGAAGGAGCGAAACATCCGAGCGCTGCTGTCAACTCTGAACACGGTGCTGTGGGAGGGTGAAACTCGCTGGAAGGCTGTGAGCATGGCTGACCTTGTGACGCCTGAGCAGGTGAAGAAGTACTACAGGAAGGCTGCGCTGATTGTCCATCCAGATAAG GCAGCAGGCCAGCCTTATGAACAATATGCTAAGATGATCTTCATGGAACTGAACGACGCCTGGTCAGAGTTCGAGAATCAGGGATCCAAAGCACTCTTCTAA
- the gak gene encoding cyclin-G-associated kinase isoform X1, which produces MSLFQSALDFLAGPGSSGAASRDQNDFVGQVVELGDMKLRIKRVIAEGGFAFVYEAQDMSGGKDYALKRLLSNEEEKNKEIIQEVCFMKKLSGHPNMVQFCSAASISKEESDTGQAEFLILTELCKGQLVDFIKRVEQRAPLSCDTVLKILYQTCRAVQHMHKQKPPIIHRDLKIENLLISNQGTIKLCDFGSATTVSHYPDYSWSAQKRSMVEDEITRNTTPAYRTPEMIDLYSNFPINEKQDIWALGCILYLLCFKQHPFEEGAKLQIVNGKYSIPQNDVKYTVYHDLIRSMLKVNPEERLSITELVNQLQEIAAARNVNPKSPITELLEQNGGFGNNIAQPPMQIHNVHNNAGMYDPDQSGSGLLDILRGGTERFLTNIKDTSSKVIQSVASNPSYAKGDLDISYITSRIAVMSFPAEGVESAIKNNIEDVRLFLDSRHAGHYAVYNLSKRSYRPSRFHNRVSECNWQVRRAPNLRSLYNVCKNMHLWLKQDQRNICIVHCLDGRAMSAVAVCSFLCFCRLFTTAEAAVYMFSMKRCPPGIAPSHKRYIEYMCDMMAEEPIIPHSKPIVIRSISMTPVPLFNKQRNGCRPFCEVYVGDERVLTTSQEYDKMKDFKMEDGRAEIPLNVTVQGDVLVVIYHARSTLGGRLQAKMASMKMFQIQFHTGFVPRNATTVKFAKYDLDACDIQEKYPDLFQVNLDIEVEPRDRPSTKTPPWEGFQTKGLNPKILFSSRDEQQEILSKFGKPELPRQPGSSAFYDSESPQPAQTPEGSSATEPESPVSTDNNANNFFQTLDWEDVHGSQDASDSQGGGSINDHEDLSDQSEGESYSYSAPSGEPLSRDPSEPLFDADFQSPEPAAQESPVDDTADLLGLNTAPEPPSMSSTSSSAPHQGVHGGMKAASSNSDLLNDLFAPPADQTGAVQEDLFFSGPTSGAMPDSKSMGDLFDPFGMGSGSGVGSSMGSSQQDSGADLFGDLLGSETSNPTPASNASLFNLNKLVNETPKMTSSASQPDLLGGWDSWAAGSTAGMSATTSKPNYTNTASGVSSMSKAKSQSFDPFADLGNLGSKLPGSSGPSFTTKTPSSSAKPQAQSWQSGRPTSAQNKPWMPGSGSGSAPKAPPASQPASTQPTKPNYNLNYSSVIGGRAERGVRGPGFGPKPKVKEDDFEDLLSTQGFASRPDKKGPKTIAEMRREDITKDIDPLKLQILDWIEGKERNIRALLSTLNTVLWEGETRWKAVSMADLVTPEQVKKYYRKAALIVHPDKAAGQPYEQYAKMIFMELNDAWSEFENQGSKALF; this is translated from the exons ATGTCTCTGTTCCAGTCGGCACTGGATTTCCTTGCCGGGCCCGGTTCGTCCGGTGCGGCCAGCCGGGACCAGAATGATTTCGTCGGACAGGTCGTTGAGCTCGGTGACATGAAACTCAGAATTAAGAGGGTGATCGCTGAAG gTGGATTTGCCTTTGTGTATGAAGCCCAGGACATGAGCGGTGGTAAAGACTATGCCCTCAAG agactGCTGTCCaatgaagaagagaagaacaagGAAATCATACAGGAAGTCTGCTTCATG AAAAAGCTGTCGGGCCATCCCAACATGGTTCagttctgctctgctgcttccaTCAGTAAGGAGGAGTCAGACACCGGACAGGCTGAGTTCCTGATCCTCACCGAGTTGTGTAAAG GTCAGCTGGTGGACTTCATAAAGCGGGTAGAGCAGAGAGCTCCCCTGTCATGTGACACTGTGCTGAAGATCCTGTACCAGACGTGTCGTGCCGTgcagcacatgcacaaacagaagCCTCCAATCATACACAGAGACCTCAAG ATCGAGAACCTCCTGATTAGTAACCAGGGCACCATCAAGCTGTGCGACTTTGGCAGCGCCACCACAGTGTCACATTACCCCGACTACAGCTGGTCGGCACAGAAGCGGTCCATGGTGGAGGATGAg ATCACAAGGAACACCACTCCAGCATACCGAACACCGGAGATGATCGATCTCTACTCCAACTTCCCCATCAATGAGAAACAGGACATCTGG GCCCTAGGATGCATCCTCTACCTGTTGTGCTTTAAACAACATCCATTCGAGGAAGGGGCCAAACTACAGATTGTCAACGGAAAATATTCCATCCCTCAGAACGATGTCAAGTACACTGTGTATCACGACCTCATAC GTTCCATGTTGAAGGTGAACCCAGAGGAACGTCTGTCCATTACAGAGTTGGTCAACCAGCTGCAGGAGATAGCAGCAGCACGCAATGTCAACCCCAAGTCTCCCATTACAGAG ctgctggagcaAAACGGAGGTTTTGGCAACAACATCGCCCAGCCGCCAATGCAGATCCACAATGTCCACAACAATGCAG GCATGTACGATCCTGATCAGTCAGGCAGTGGCCTCTTGGATATCTTAAGGGGAGGGACGGAACGCTTCCTGACTAACATAAAGGACACGTCCTCGAAGGTCATTCAGTCGGTAGCCAG CAACCCAAG TTATGCCAAAGGGGACCTGGATATTTCATACATCACCTCCAGAATAGCAG TCATGTCCTTCCCAGCAGAGGGGGTGGAGTCTGCGATCAAGAACAACATTGAAGATGTACGTTTGTTCCTGGATTCCCGTCATGCTGGCCACTACGCTGTCTACAACCTCTCCAAACGATCGTACAGGCCTTCTCGATTCCACAACAGG gtttcAGAGTGTAACTGGCAGGTGCGTCGTGCCCCTAACCTCCGCAGTCTCTACAATGTGTGTAAGAACATGCATCTTTGGCTCAAACAAGACCAGAGGAACATCTGTATAGTGCACTGTCTG GATGGCAGAGCAATGTCAGCGGTGGCAGTTTGCTCCTTCTTGTGTTTCTGTCGACTTTTCACCACGGCTGAGGCTGCTGTCTACATGTTCTCAATGAAACGCTGCCCACCTGGCATAGCACCCTCACACAAGAG GTATATAGAGTATATGTGTGACATGATGGCAGAGGAGCCCATCATCCCCCACAGTAAACCCATAGTAATTCGCTCCATCTCCATGACACCTGTGCCGCTGTTCAACAAGCAACGTAATGGGTGCAGGCCGTTCTGCGAAGTTTACGTCGGAGATGAGAGGGTGCTCACTACATCACAGGAGTATGACAAGATGAA GGATTTTAAGATGGAGGATGGAAGAGCGGAGATTCCCCTCAATGTCACAGTACAAGGAGATGTACTGGTGGTGATCTATCATGCAAGATCTACACTGGGAGGACGTCTGCAAGCCAAg ATGGCATCCATGAAGATGTTTCAGATCCAGTTCCATACAGGCTTTGTACCCAGGAATGCAACTACTGTCAAGTTTGCAAA GTATGATTTGGATGCCTGTGACATCCAGGAGAAATACCCAGACTTGTTCCAGGTCAACTTGGACATTGAGGTGGAGCCCAGGGACAGGCCCAGCACCAAAACCCCTCCTTGGGAGGGTTTCCAAACCAAGGGCCTCAATCCCAAAATCCTTTTCTCATCTCGTGATGAACAGCAGGAGATCCTCAGCAAATTTG GCAAACCCGAGCTGCCTCGTCAACCAGGTTCCTCAGCATTTTATGACTCAGAGTCGCCCCAACCGGCTCAGACCCCCGAAGGCTCCAGTGCAACAGAACCGGAATCTCCTGTGAGCACAGACAACAACGCCAACAATTTCTTCCAGACACTGGATTGGGAAG ATGTGCATGGCTCTCAGGATGCCTCAGACAGTCAAGGAGGTGGATCCATAAATGATCATGAGGATCTGAGTGATCAATCAGAAGGAGAGTCCTATTCTTATTCTGCCCCCAGTGGGGAGCCACTTTCACGTGACCCCAGTGAACCACTGTTTGATGCTGACTTTCAG AGCCCAGAGCCGGCAGCCCAGGAATCTCCGGTGGATGACACAGCTGACCTCTTGGGGTTGAACACTGCCCCCGAGCCACCTTCCATGTCCTCaacctcttcctctgctcctcatcAAGGGGTCCATGGGGGAATGAAAGCTGCATCCAGCAACAGTGATCTCCTCAATGACCTGTTTGCACCCCCTGCTGATCAGACAGGAGCAGTGCAGGAAGACTTGTTCTTCAGTGGGCCAACCAGTGGGGCAATGCCAGACTCAAAAT CCATGGGTGACCTGTTTGATCCGTTTGGGATGGGGTCTGGCTCTGGTGTTGGTTCGAGTATGGGTTCGTCTCAGCAGGACTCTGGAGCAGACTTGTTTGGAGACTTGTTGGGTTCAGAAACGAGTAACCCGACTCCTGCTTCTAACGCAAGCCTCTTCAACCTCA ATAAGCTAGTGAATGAAACCCCTAAGATGACATCGTCAGCCAGCCAACCAGACCTGCTGGGTGGGTGGGACAGCTGGGCAGCCGGGAGCACTGCTGGCATGAGTGCCACCACCAGCAAACCCAACTATACCAACACAG CTTCTGGCGTGTCATCTATGTCAAAAGCCAAGTCTCAGAGCTTTGATCCTTTTGCTGACCTTGGAAACCTGGGATCCAAATTACCAG GTTCCTCTGGGCCTTCTTTTACCACAAAgactccttcctcctctgctaaGCCTCAAGCCCAGTCTTGGCAGTCTGGAAGACCCACATCAGCCCAGAACAAGCCTTGGATGCCCGGATCAGGATCTGGGTCTGCGCCCAAAGCACCCCCAGCATCTCAGCCTGCAAGCACGCAGCCCACCAAACCCAACTACAACCTCAACTACTCCAGTGTCATCGGTGGGAGAGCGGAGAGAGGAGTTCGTGGACCTGGATTTG GCCCCAAGCCAAAGGTAAAAGAGGATGATTTTGAGGACCTGCTGTCGACTCAGGGTTTTGCCTCCAGGCCTGATAAAAAGGGACCAAAGACCATTGCTGAGATGAGAAGAGAGGATATTACAAAAGACATTGATCCACTGAAATTACAG ATCTTGGATTGGATTGAGGGGAAGGAGCGAAACATCCGAGCGCTGCTGTCAACTCTGAACACGGTGCTGTGGGAGGGTGAAACTCGCTGGAAGGCTGTGAGCATGGCTGACCTTGTGACGCCTGAGCAGGTGAAGAAGTACTACAGGAAGGCTGCGCTGATTGTCCATCCAGATAAG GCAGCAGGCCAGCCTTATGAACAATATGCTAAGATGATCTTCATGGAACTGAACGACGCCTGGTCAGAGTTCGAGAATCAGGGATCCAAAGCACTCTTCTAA